In one window of Juglans regia cultivar Chandler chromosome 3, Walnut 2.0, whole genome shotgun sequence DNA:
- the LOC109020019 gene encoding acyl carrier protein 3, mitochondrial-like isoform X3: protein MQSIRDSILRHMRVGVSAERWLLADNWNVLKQLSRKICSSTTTSPDQIMDRVLELVKKFDKIDASKVTDTADFQKDLSLDSLDRVELVMAFEQEFSIEIPDENADKLTCCADVAKYIVSGVDQKVVENS, encoded by the exons ATGCAAAGTATAAGAGATTCCATCTTGAGGCATATGAGGGTGGGGGTATCAGCTGAAAGGTGGTTATTAGCTGACAATTGGAATGTGCTCAAGCAATTGAGCCGCAAGATTTGCTCATCAACAACAACCAGCCCTGATCAAATAATGGACCGAGTGCTTGAACTGGttaagaaatttgataaaatcgATGCCTCTAAG GTTACCGATACAGCAGATTTTCAAAAAGACTTGAGCCTGGACAGCTTGGACAGGGTAGAGCTTGTTATGGCTTTTGAGCAAGAATTCTCCATTGAGATCCCTGATGAGAATGCAGACAAGCTTACTTGCTGTGCTGATGTTGCAAAGTACATAGTTTCTGGAGTTGACCAAAAAGTTGTGGAGAATTCCTGA
- the LOC108983105 gene encoding SNF1-related protein kinase regulatory subunit beta-2-like isoform X1 — protein sequence MGNVNAREDGRSSPSGAEEGGCSDSLEQGIAAPVEAHGVSVSPSDLMGQTTPHSPSATKSPLMFTPEAPVVPLQRPDEMYVSSHSWMQTASGYEDMCSEQGIPTMITWSYDGKEVAVEGSWDNWRTRIHLQRSGKDFIIMKVLPSGVYQYRFVVDGQWRYAPDLPWAQAQDEAGNAYNVLDLQEYVPENIESISSFEPPQSPESSYNSLPLGSEDFAKEPPLVPPHLQMTLLNVPASNMEIPPPLSRPQHVVLNHLYMQKGKSGPSVVALGTTNRFLAKYVTVVLYKSCSGKHTLHLCQHL from the exons ATGGGTAATGTGAATGCAAGAGAAGATGGCCGTAGTAGCCCATCTGGCGCTGAGGAAGGTGGTTGTAGTGATAGTTTGGAGCAAGGTATTGCAGCACCAGTAGAAGCTCATGGTGTCTCTGTTTCTCCTTCTGACTTGATGGGTCAGACCACTCCTCATAGCCCAAGCGCCACCAAATCACCCCTGATGTTCACTCCTGAA GCCCCTGTGGTTCCATTACAAAGACCTGATGAGATGTATGTTTCGAGCCATTCATGGATGCAAACTGCTTCAGGGTATGAAGACATGTGCAGTGAGCAAGGAATTCCAACAATGATTACATGGAGCTATGATGGCAAGGAAGTAGCTGTGGAGGGGTCATGGGATAATTGGAGGACAAG AATACACCTGCAGAGATCAGGAAAAGACTTCATTATAATGAAAGTTCTACCATCTGGTGTTTACCAGTACAGGTTTGTTGTTGATGGACAGTGGAGGTATGCCCCTGACTTGCCCTGGGCCCAAGCCCAAGATGAGGCAGGCAACGCTTACAACGTTTTGGACCTGCAG GAGTATGTTCCTGAAAACATTGAAAGCATTTCCAGTTTTGAACCTCCTCAATCCCCAGAATCAAGTTATAACAGTTTGCCACTCGGATCTGAAGATTTTGCAAAGGAGCCACCATTGGTGCCTCCACACTTACAGATGACTCTGCTCAACGTTCCTGCATCGAACATGGAGATTCCGCCTCCTTTGTCAAGACCTCAACATGTTGTGCTTAATCATCTTTACATGCAGAAAGGGAAGAGTGGGCCGTCTGTTGTAGCACTTGGGACAACTAATAGGTTTCTAGCCAAATATGTGACGGTGGTTCTCTATAAGTCTTGCAGTGGTAAACATACATTACATCTATGTCAACATCTGTAA
- the LOC108983104 gene encoding oligopeptide transporter 3 — protein sequence MASKNHTDVPEKANGGADEHSEDRCSVEEVALVVPETDDPSLPVMTFRAWFLGLTTCTLLIFLNTFFTYRTQPLIISAILMQIAALPIGRFMASTLPRREYSLLGWRFSLNPGPFNIKEHVIITIFANCGISYGGGDAYSIGAITVMKGYYKQNLSFLCALLIVLTTQILGYGWAGMLRRYLVDPVEMWWPSNLAQVSLFRALHERELKTKGFTRMQFFLIAMAASFAYYALPGYLFPILTFFSWVCWAWPRSITAQQIGSGYHGLGVGAFTLDWAGICAYHGSPLVTPWSSILNVGIGFMMFVYIIVPLCYWKFDTFDARKFPIFSNQLFTRTGHKYDTTKILTPQYDLNVAAYDSYGKLYLSPLFALSIGSGFARFTATLTHVALFHGSDIWKQSRSAMKNAKLDIHAKLMKSYKQVPQWWYLILLAGSIILSLVMSFVWKKDVQLPWWGMLFAFALAWIVTLPIGVIQATTNQQPGYDIIAQFIIGYVLPGKPIANLLFKIYGRISTVHALSFLSDLKLGHYMKIPPRCMYTAQLVGTFVAGTVNLAVAWWMLENVENICDVEAQHPDSPWTCPKYRVTFDASVIWGLIGPRRLFGPGGLYRNLVWLFLIGAVLPVPVWVLSKIFPEKKWIPLINIPVISYGFAGMPPATPTNIASWLITGTIFNYFVFRYHKRWWQKYNYVLSAALDAGTAFMGVLLFFALQNEKRDLKWWGTALDHCPLAQCPTAPGIVVEGCPVFK from the exons ATGGCGTCCAAGAACCATACGGACGTTCCAGAGAAGGCAAACGGCGGCGCTGATGAGCATTCAGAGGATAGATGTTCAGTGGAGGAGGTGGCCCTCGTGGTGCCGGAGACCGATGACCCATCACTCCCGGTGATGACTTTTCGGGCGTGGTTTCTTGGGCTGACCACATGCACCCTCCTCATCTTCCTCAACACCTTCTTCACGTACCGCACGCAGCCTCTGATCATCTCGGCCATCCTAATGCAAATTGCGGCCCTACCCATTGGCAGGTTTATGGCGTCCACGCTGCCCAGGAGGGAGTACAGCTTGTTGGGGTGGAGGTTCAGCTTGAACCCTGGGCCCTTCAACATCAAGGAGCATGTGATCATCACCATCTTCGCCAATTGTGGTATTTCTTATGGTGGGGGTGATGCCTACTCTATTGGTGCTATCACCGTCATGAAAGGCTATTATAAGCAGAATTTGAGTTTCCTTTGTGCCCTCCTCATCGTATTGACTACTCAg ATTTTGGGGTATGGATGGGCTGGAATGCTTAGGAGATACCTTGTCGATCCTGTTGAGATGTGGTGGCCTTCAAACCTTGCTCAGGTCTCTCTGTTTAG AGCACTACACGAAAGGGAGTTGAAAACAAAAGGCTTTACCAGGATGCAATTTTTCCTCATTGCCATGGCTGCGAGCTTCGCCTATTATGCACTCCCTGGCTATCTGTTTCCAATTTTGACATTCTTCTCATGGGTCTGCTGGGCATGGCCCCGTAGTATCACAGCTCAGCAAATTGGGTCTGGTTACCATGGACTTGGGGTTGGTGCCTTCACTCTTGATTGGGCAGGGATATGTGCTTATCATGGCAGCCCGCTTGTGACACCCTGGTCTTCCATTCTCAATGTTGGGATTGGATTTATGATGTTTGTCTACATAATTGTCCCATTGTGTTACTGGAAGTTTGACACCTTTGATGCTCGGAAATTTCCCATATTTTCTAATCAGCTATTTACTCGCACTGGGCACAAATATGATACCACTAAGATCTTGACGCCACAGTATGATCTTAATGTTGCTGCTTATGATAGTTATGGGAAGCTTTATCTTAGTCCCCTGTTTGCCCTATCTATTGGATCAGGATTTGCTAGATTTACAGCAACACTGACTCATGTGGCACTATTTCATGGCAG TGATATTTGGAAGCAGAGCAGATCTGCAATGAAGAATGCCAAATTGGACATCCATGCTAAATTGATGAAAAGTTACAAACAAGTGCCTCAATGGTGGTACCTCATTTTGTTAGCAGGGAGCATAATCCTTTCCTTAGTAATGTCCTTTGTGTGGAAAAAAGATGTTCAGCTCCCTTGGTGGGGAATGTTATTTGCCTTTGCCTTGGCTTGGATTGTTACCCTCCCAATTGGAGTTATTCAAGCAACTACCAACCAG CAACCTGGATATGACATAATAGCACAATTCATAATTGGTTATGTCCTACCCGGAAAACCCATTGCGAACTTGCTTTTCAAGATTTACGGAAGAATTAGCACTGTCCATGCTCTCTCTTTCTTATCTGACCTCAAACTTGGGCACTACATGAAAATTCCACCACGGTGTATGTACACAGCTCAG CTGGTGGGAACGTTTGTTGCGGGTACAGTGAACCTTGCAGTTGCATGGTGGATGTTGGAGAACGTTGAGAACATCTGCGATGTTGAAGCACAGCATCCTGACAGCCCCTGGACTTGCCCTAAATACCGAGTGACCTTTGATGCTTCTGTCATATGGGGCCTGATTGGACCAAGGCGGTTGTTTGGACCTGGAGGGCTGTACCGGAATTTGGTATGGTTGTTCCTCATTGGAGCTGTCTTGCCTGTTCCTGTTTGGGTATTGAGCAAAATTTTTCCTGAGAAGAAATGGATCCCCTTGATAAATATTCCAGTTATATCATATGGTTTTGCTGGAATGCCACCGGCAACTCCCACCAATATTGCTAGTTGGCTTATCACTGGAACCATCTTTAACTACTTTGTGTTCAGATACCATAAACGCTGGTGGCAGAAATATAACTATGTTCTATCTGCGGCACTGGATGCTGGAACTGCTTTCATGGGTGTTCTCTTGTTCTTTGCTTTGCAAAATGAGAAACGAGATTTGAAGTGGTGGGGGACTGCTTTGGACCACTGCCCTTTGGCACAATGCCCAACTGCACCAGGTATTGTGGTTGAAGGATGCCCAGTTTTTAAATAG
- the LOC108983105 gene encoding SNF1-related protein kinase regulatory subunit beta-2-like isoform X2 yields the protein MGQTTPHSPSATKSPLMFTPEAPVVPLQRPDEMYVSSHSWMQTASGYEDMCSEQGIPTMITWSYDGKEVAVEGSWDNWRTRIHLQRSGKDFIIMKVLPSGVYQYRFVVDGQWRYAPDLPWAQAQDEAGNAYNVLDLQEYVPENIESISSFEPPQSPESSYNSLPLGSEDFAKEPPLVPPHLQMTLLNVPASNMEIPPPLSRPQHVVLNHLYMQKGKSGPSVVALGTTNRFLAKYVTVVLYKSCSGKHTLHLCQHL from the exons ATGGGTCAGACCACTCCTCATAGCCCAAGCGCCACCAAATCACCCCTGATGTTCACTCCTGAA GCCCCTGTGGTTCCATTACAAAGACCTGATGAGATGTATGTTTCGAGCCATTCATGGATGCAAACTGCTTCAGGGTATGAAGACATGTGCAGTGAGCAAGGAATTCCAACAATGATTACATGGAGCTATGATGGCAAGGAAGTAGCTGTGGAGGGGTCATGGGATAATTGGAGGACAAG AATACACCTGCAGAGATCAGGAAAAGACTTCATTATAATGAAAGTTCTACCATCTGGTGTTTACCAGTACAGGTTTGTTGTTGATGGACAGTGGAGGTATGCCCCTGACTTGCCCTGGGCCCAAGCCCAAGATGAGGCAGGCAACGCTTACAACGTTTTGGACCTGCAG GAGTATGTTCCTGAAAACATTGAAAGCATTTCCAGTTTTGAACCTCCTCAATCCCCAGAATCAAGTTATAACAGTTTGCCACTCGGATCTGAAGATTTTGCAAAGGAGCCACCATTGGTGCCTCCACACTTACAGATGACTCTGCTCAACGTTCCTGCATCGAACATGGAGATTCCGCCTCCTTTGTCAAGACCTCAACATGTTGTGCTTAATCATCTTTACATGCAGAAAGGGAAGAGTGGGCCGTCTGTTGTAGCACTTGGGACAACTAATAGGTTTCTAGCCAAATATGTGACGGTGGTTCTCTATAAGTCTTGCAGTGGTAAACATACATTACATCTATGTCAACATCTGTAA
- the LOC109020018 gene encoding uncharacterized protein LOC109020018 — MGNFCGFHNLGMFILFIFFSTPARSVATRENPLFELSSREELVQIAGYGEERLSTVLVTGSILCEACLHGDPHIRAWPISGAMVAVNCHNHGRKCRSGLAQGVTDEFGDFIIDLPSHLHSIPNLEKTCSVKVLRIPKNSPCRPTSLRKQKGIILSSVGNSIRSYSAGSIRFLNLTSRPLQACVKGSGHKEMLW, encoded by the exons ATGGGAAACTTTTGCGGCTTCCACAATCTGGGGATGTTCATTTTGTTCATCTTCTTCAGTACCCCTGCAAGGTCAGTAGCCACCCGAGAAAACCCATTATTCGAACTGTCCAGCCGAGAAGAGTTGGTGCAAATAGCTGGATATGGAGAGGAGAGGCTCTCTACCGTGCTAGTCACCGGCTCCATTCTCTGTGAGGCATGCCTGCATGGTGATCCTCATATTCGTGCTTGGCCAATATCAG GTGCTATGGTGGCCGTCAATTGCCATAACCACGGTCGGAAGTGCAGATCGGGATTGGCACAAGGTGTCACCGATGAATTTGGAGATTTCATTATTGATCTTCCTTCCCACCTTCATTCAATTCCCAACTTGGAAAAAACATGTTCAGTTAAAGTACTTAGAATACCAAAGAACTCGCCCTGCAGACCAACTTCTCTCAGGAAACAAAAGGGAATAATACTATCATCAGTTGGGAACAGCATCCGTTCTTACAGTGCAGGAAGCATTAGGTTCCTGAATTTGACTTCTAGACCACTGCAAGCATGCGTGAAGGGGAGTGGTCACAAAGAGATGTTATGGTAG
- the LOC109020019 gene encoding acyl carrier protein 3, mitochondrial-like isoform X1 — MLRTFLTVLLKMQSIRDSILRHMRVGVSAERWLLADNWNVLKQLSRKICSSTTTSPDQIMDRVLELVKKFDKIDASKVTDTADFQKDLSLDSLDRVELVMAFEQEFSIEIPDENADKLTCCADVAKYIVSGVDQKVVENS; from the exons ATGTTGAGAACCTTCCTAACTG TTCTTCTGAAAATGCAAAGTATAAGAGATTCCATCTTGAGGCATATGAGGGTGGGGGTATCAGCTGAAAGGTGGTTATTAGCTGACAATTGGAATGTGCTCAAGCAATTGAGCCGCAAGATTTGCTCATCAACAACAACCAGCCCTGATCAAATAATGGACCGAGTGCTTGAACTGGttaagaaatttgataaaatcgATGCCTCTAAG GTTACCGATACAGCAGATTTTCAAAAAGACTTGAGCCTGGACAGCTTGGACAGGGTAGAGCTTGTTATGGCTTTTGAGCAAGAATTCTCCATTGAGATCCCTGATGAGAATGCAGACAAGCTTACTTGCTGTGCTGATGTTGCAAAGTACATAGTTTCTGGAGTTGACCAAAAAGTTGTGGAGAATTCCTGA
- the LOC109020019 gene encoding acyl carrier protein 3, mitochondrial-like isoform X2, with translation MLLISILLKMQSIRDSILRHMRVGVSAERWLLADNWNVLKQLSRKICSSTTTSPDQIMDRVLELVKKFDKIDASKVTDTADFQKDLSLDSLDRVELVMAFEQEFSIEIPDENADKLTCCADVAKYIVSGVDQKVVENS, from the exons ATGTTATTGATTAGCA TTCTTCTGAAAATGCAAAGTATAAGAGATTCCATCTTGAGGCATATGAGGGTGGGGGTATCAGCTGAAAGGTGGTTATTAGCTGACAATTGGAATGTGCTCAAGCAATTGAGCCGCAAGATTTGCTCATCAACAACAACCAGCCCTGATCAAATAATGGACCGAGTGCTTGAACTGGttaagaaatttgataaaatcgATGCCTCTAAG GTTACCGATACAGCAGATTTTCAAAAAGACTTGAGCCTGGACAGCTTGGACAGGGTAGAGCTTGTTATGGCTTTTGAGCAAGAATTCTCCATTGAGATCCCTGATGAGAATGCAGACAAGCTTACTTGCTGTGCTGATGTTGCAAAGTACATAGTTTCTGGAGTTGACCAAAAAGTTGTGGAGAATTCCTGA